A region from the Brassica napus cultivar Da-Ae chromosome C8, Da-Ae, whole genome shotgun sequence genome encodes:
- the LOC106402822 gene encoding WD repeat-containing protein 43, translating into MAKEKLKPLPTSDGGEIAETPPREKKHKKKNRKRAEPGPDLPPTRDYGVDEDRDGVLVDDAHNEPTMGDKLSSLNLLGGEKVITEDSAPSDDKPPTAASVNVLLRQALHADDRSLLLDCLYNRDEQVIANSVAKLNSAEVLKLLNSLLPILQSRGAVLACTIPWIKSLLLTHSSGIMSQESSLLALNSMYQLIESRISTLHTAVQVSSELDLIVDDLDEEEEEDEGPVIYEDKDSDEEEGGAGAEEAMETDEEGDESDDEDADGVNSFEDFDDMSD; encoded by the exons ATGGCCAAAGAGAAACTGAAGCCTCTTCCCACCTCAGATGGAG GTGAAATCGCCGAGACTCCTCCCCGAGAGAAGAAGCATAAGAAGAAGAACAGGAAGCGAGCTGAGCCTGGTCCCGACTTACCTCCAACGCGTGATTACG GTGTTGATGAAGATAGAGATGGAGTGTTGGTAGACGACGCTCACAACGAGCCCACGATGGGTGATAAGTTATCGAGTCTTAACTTACTAGGTGGAGAGAAAGTTATCACTGAGGATTCTGCTCCGAGTGATGATAAGCCTCCTACTGCAGCCTCTGTGAACGTTCTTCTGAGACAAGCATTGCATGCTGATGATCGGTCTCTTCTACTTGATTGCTTGTACAACCGAGATGAACAG GTGATTGCTAACTCCGTTGCTAAGTTGAATTCAGCAGAAGTACTCAAGCTTTTGAATTCTCTTTTACCAATACTACAATCAAG GGGTGCAGTATTGGCTTGTACGATTCCGTGGATAAAGTCTCTGTTACTTACTCATTCCAGTGGGATTATGTCCCAGGAGTCATCCTTGCTCGCATTAAACTCCATGTATCAG CTCATCGAATCTCGGATATCAACTCTTCACACTGCTGTACAAGTTTCAAGCGAATTGGACTTG ATTGTGGACGActtggatgaagaagaagaagaagatgaaggtcCTGTGATCTATGAGGACAAGGACagcgatgaagaagaaggaggagcAGGAGCAGAGGAAGCAATGGAGACAGATGAAGAGGGAGACGAATCAGACGATGAAGATGCTGATGGTGTCAATAGTTTTGAAGATTTTGACGACATGAGCGATTGA